In a genomic window of SAR324 cluster bacterium:
- a CDS encoding alpha/beta hydrolase, whose amino-acid sequence MFQNHQDNHSFDDIRAPSLWLLLLETRIVPEMGAYYLWKKALETFAPHGSHPVVVLPGFGTTDASTLPLRRLLIRLGYEVYGWDQGRNLGMRPPLRKRLLKRIENLSTVYGKKVSLVGHSLGGIFARELAKDAPEFVRQVITMGSPMSGPPQANNIETIFHLFNPHNKATVNLETLKKRRIPPPVPSTSIFTRTDGIVAWQGACEMLTPLTENIEVIGSHSGLCFNPMALYVVAERLAQPEGEWRPFERTLLKKIIFPNPHR is encoded by the coding sequence ATGTTCCAAAATCATCAGGACAATCACTCGTTTGACGACATACGCGCTCCGTCTTTGTGGCTGCTGTTGCTGGAAACCAGAATCGTTCCAGAGATGGGCGCCTATTATCTCTGGAAAAAAGCACTGGAAACCTTTGCGCCTCATGGATCACATCCGGTGGTAGTCTTGCCCGGATTTGGAACAACAGACGCATCGACGCTGCCCTTACGCCGTTTATTGATCCGACTGGGCTATGAAGTTTATGGCTGGGATCAGGGACGAAATCTGGGAATGAGGCCACCGTTGAGAAAACGGTTGTTGAAACGCATAGAAAATCTGTCAACCGTTTATGGTAAAAAAGTCAGTCTGGTCGGTCACAGCCTGGGTGGAATTTTTGCGAGGGAACTGGCGAAAGACGCCCCGGAATTTGTCCGGCAGGTCATCACCATGGGTAGCCCGATGAGTGGCCCACCCCAAGCCAACAACATCGAGACGATCTTTCATTTATTCAATCCGCACAACAAAGCCACCGTCAACCTGGAAACCCTGAAAAAACGCCGGATTCCACCGCCAGTACCTTCTACCTCGATTTTCACACGAACGGATGGAATTGTCGCCTGGCAGGGGGCGTGCGAAATGCTCACACCATTGACAGAAAATATTGAAGTCATCGGCAGTCATTCCGGATTATGTTTCAATCCGATGGCCTTGTATGTGGTGGCTGAACGTTTGGCTCAGCCTGAAGGGGAATGGCGTCCATTTGAACGGACCTTGCTTAAAAAAATTATTTTCCCAAATCCTCATCGTTAG
- a CDS encoding long-chain-acyl-CoA synthetase codes for MFINSETVEQIQKSTKLALRKIPVLAGSLGMLLKKNKTERYSIGKLIEQNARLYAGFPAIKFENRTISHKTFNEESNRYAHALSNAGIKKGDAVAVLMENRPEMLFCIVGIVKIGGIASLINTNQRKNVLTHSFKLCNPALYLIGEELTEAFQEIRGDLDFSKQQPVWHVADHGTESCPDGMLSAEAFLKTASTDNPSQLRDVCLGDPCFYIYTSGTTGLPKASIMSHLRWIKAASGLGGVCLELKPGDTMYAPLPLYHNTALTVAWGATTYAGAAIALRRKFSASHFWEDTIKFNAVAFCYIGELCRYLLNQAPQPHDSQNPVKKMVGNGLRPDIWKTFKNRFDIAEIYEFYGASEGNIAFANLLSLENTVGFCPAPYAIVEFDINTEEPVRDGKGYMRRVKWGGTGLLLGEVSERYAFDGYTDQSASEKKLFRNVFKKGDVWFNTGDLMKDQGFRHAQFVDRVGDTFRWKSENVSTTEVSEAINQFAGVQESTVYGVEIPGCVGRAGMVAVVLSVPMEAFDLKGFYQHLKSELPSYAIPVFLRFQKELEITGTFKHRKVELKKEGFDIHTVTDPLFVLFQKAKSYVAITEEEHAAIMSGSRSF; via the coding sequence ATGTTTATCAATTCTGAAACAGTTGAGCAGATCCAGAAAAGCACAAAACTTGCGTTACGAAAAATACCGGTGCTGGCCGGAAGTTTAGGAATGCTGCTTAAAAAGAACAAGACCGAACGTTATTCGATTGGTAAACTGATAGAACAAAACGCCCGTTTATATGCCGGGTTTCCCGCGATTAAATTTGAAAACCGGACCATCAGCCATAAAACCTTCAATGAAGAATCCAATCGCTATGCCCACGCCTTGAGCAACGCTGGCATCAAAAAAGGGGATGCTGTGGCGGTTCTCATGGAAAATCGGCCTGAAATGCTGTTTTGCATTGTCGGCATTGTGAAAATTGGCGGCATTGCCAGTCTGATCAATACCAATCAACGGAAAAATGTGCTGACACACAGCTTCAAACTTTGCAATCCTGCCCTGTATCTCATCGGTGAAGAGCTCACGGAAGCCTTTCAGGAAATTCGTGGAGATCTGGATTTTTCAAAGCAACAACCTGTGTGGCATGTCGCGGATCACGGCACGGAATCTTGTCCTGATGGAATGCTATCGGCTGAAGCCTTTTTAAAAACAGCTTCGACTGACAATCCGTCTCAGCTCAGGGATGTTTGTCTGGGCGATCCCTGTTTTTATATCTATACCTCCGGAACAACCGGTCTTCCCAAAGCGTCCATCATGAGCCATCTCCGCTGGATCAAGGCCGCTTCAGGTCTGGGAGGTGTGTGCCTTGAACTCAAACCGGGAGATACCATGTATGCCCCGTTGCCCTTGTATCACAACACAGCCTTGACTGTAGCCTGGGGGGCGACCACCTATGCTGGTGCCGCCATTGCGCTTCGCCGTAAATTCAGCGCGTCCCATTTCTGGGAAGATACGATCAAGTTCAATGCCGTTGCTTTTTGCTACATTGGTGAATTATGCAGATACCTGCTCAATCAGGCCCCCCAACCCCATGATTCGCAAAACCCGGTCAAAAAAATGGTGGGCAATGGATTACGGCCTGATATCTGGAAAACTTTCAAAAACCGGTTTGATATTGCCGAAATATACGAATTTTATGGTGCCAGTGAAGGCAACATCGCATTTGCCAATCTATTGTCGCTGGAAAACACCGTCGGATTTTGTCCTGCGCCCTATGCGATTGTGGAATTTGATATCAATACGGAAGAACCCGTCAGGGATGGCAAAGGTTACATGCGTCGGGTCAAATGGGGCGGAACCGGATTGTTGCTTGGAGAAGTTTCTGAACGATACGCGTTTGATGGTTATACCGATCAATCCGCCAGTGAAAAAAAGCTGTTCAGGAATGTGTTCAAGAAAGGCGATGTATGGTTCAATACTGGCGATCTCATGAAAGATCAGGGTTTCCGCCATGCCCAGTTTGTGGATCGGGTGGGCGACACGTTCCGCTGGAAATCAGAGAATGTTTCCACAACGGAAGTATCTGAAGCGATCAATCAGTTTGCTGGTGTCCAGGAATCCACCGTATATGGTGTGGAAATTCCAGGATGCGTTGGCCGGGCCGGCATGGTCGCCGTTGTTCTTTCTGTTCCCATGGAAGCCTTTGATCTCAAAGGTTTTTACCAGCACCTTAAAAGTGAATTGCCGTCTTATGCGATTCCGGTTTTTCTGAGATTCCAGAAAGAACTTGAAATAACGGGAACCTTCAAACACCGTAAAGTGGAATTAAAAAAGGAAGGTTTTGATATTCACACCGTCACGGATCCCCTGTTTGTTCTGTTTCAAAAAGCAAAAAGCTATGTTGCTATCACTGAAGAAGAACATGCCGCAATCATGAGCGGTTCCCGATCTTTTTAA
- a CDS encoding DUF2283 domain-containing protein: MKVHYDEEIDALYLQLSDQPPDGVIEITEGVNLDTTNDGKLTGIEILKASQKININTILSYTLELDHGILKQKAVGQ, from the coding sequence ATGAAAGTACATTACGATGAAGAAATAGACGCTTTGTATTTACAGCTAAGTGATCAACCCCCTGATGGGGTTATTGAAATCACTGAAGGTGTAAATCTTGACACAACCAATGATGGGAAACTTACAGGCATAGAAATACTCAAAGCCTCCCAGAAAATTAATATTAACACAATTTTGTCCTATACTTTAGAATTGGATCACGGCATTTTGAAGCAAAAAGCTGTTGGACAATAA
- a CDS encoding gamma carbonic anhydrase family protein, giving the protein MSIYTLQGQTPRIDSTVYVAPDANVIGDVTIGPRSSVWFSTTLRGDTAPITIGEETNIQDLSMAHADPGKPLIIGNRVTIGHRCVVHGCVIEDDCLIGMGAIIMNEARIGRGSIVGAGAIILEKTVIPPFSLVVGSPGQVKKTYDETILATIYRTAKVYMERGAFYQEHLQIL; this is encoded by the coding sequence ATGAGCATTTACACCTTGCAGGGGCAGACTCCCCGGATTGATTCCACTGTCTATGTGGCGCCTGATGCCAACGTGATTGGAGATGTGACGATTGGTCCCAGATCCTCAGTCTGGTTCAGCACCACGTTGAGAGGCGACACCGCGCCGATCACTATTGGTGAAGAAACCAATATCCAGGATTTATCCATGGCCCATGCCGATCCGGGAAAGCCACTCATCATTGGCAATCGGGTCACAATTGGTCATCGTTGTGTGGTGCATGGTTGTGTGATTGAAGATGATTGCCTGATCGGCATGGGCGCCATTATCATGAACGAAGCGCGTATTGGCCGGGGAAGCATTGTAGGGGCAGGTGCCATCATTCTGGAAAAAACGGTGATTCCGCCATTTTCATTGGTGGTGGGTTCTCCCGGACAAGTTAAGAAAACCTATGACGAAACAATCCTGGCCACCATTTATCGCACCGCCAAAGTTTATATGGAACGGGGTGCTTTTTATCAGGAGCATCTTCAGATTCTCTGA
- a CDS encoding aromatic hydrocarbon degradation protein, with product MTRSINNKFPCQFYFVLFVGIMLLLVQAGRLHADDVHYKNVLVGDRAATMGGSYVAIADDASGGYYNPAGLVYAPGNNVSGSAISRHSSETVYQNTIENHDWIRKSDSSLPNFFGFVKKFGHVAMAFSYVVPDILIEHQDQTFTQLNNLASPIDRYVLNVNLQDITTQTGFSWAYQAQPSFSVGLSLFRHERDLRLQQDEFLAFSNGDVYWSHQNVEFKERGYVPKLGIQFSPVEPLTFGLTFSKTLITSSRYKPAVSEAVLEPARDLSQVTYTPIPSDFDKRKTPLQTSLGIAWYPSPFMLFTMDIDYFTATDADLNAVWNLSMGTEYFLNEGHALRAGYFTNRTNQLAPDANTTSPHEYLNMEGLSFGYASYTHASSFTIGLVYSLGRGTAHVFQGSNESRDLTRETLTIMLAASTF from the coding sequence ATGACACGCTCCATCAACAATAAATTTCCCTGTCAATTCTATTTTGTACTGTTTGTGGGAATCATGCTCTTGCTGGTTCAGGCAGGCAGACTTCACGCAGACGATGTTCATTATAAAAATGTACTGGTGGGCGACCGGGCCGCAACGATGGGCGGCAGTTATGTGGCGATTGCGGACGACGCATCCGGAGGCTATTACAATCCCGCAGGTTTGGTGTATGCGCCCGGAAACAATGTTTCAGGCAGTGCGATTTCGAGGCATTCTTCGGAAACAGTGTATCAGAACACCATTGAAAACCATGACTGGATTCGCAAAAGCGATTCTTCGTTGCCCAACTTTTTTGGTTTTGTTAAAAAATTTGGACATGTAGCCATGGCATTTTCTTATGTGGTGCCTGATATTTTGATTGAGCATCAGGATCAGACCTTCACCCAACTCAACAATCTGGCATCCCCCATCGACCGTTATGTGCTGAATGTGAATCTTCAGGACATAACCACTCAAACCGGATTTTCATGGGCGTATCAGGCGCAACCCTCTTTTTCAGTGGGCCTCAGTCTGTTCCGTCATGAACGCGACTTGCGTTTGCAACAGGATGAGTTTTTGGCATTTTCCAATGGAGATGTGTATTGGAGCCACCAGAATGTTGAATTCAAGGAACGTGGCTATGTGCCTAAACTGGGGATTCAGTTTTCACCTGTTGAACCGTTGACCTTCGGATTGACGTTCAGTAAAACACTCATCACGTCCTCACGCTATAAACCCGCTGTGTCAGAGGCGGTTCTGGAGCCGGCCAGGGATCTCAGCCAGGTGACTTACACACCAATCCCCAGTGATTTTGACAAACGTAAAACACCACTTCAGACGAGTTTGGGAATAGCCTGGTACCCTTCGCCATTCATGCTGTTCACGATGGATATTGATTATTTCACAGCAACTGATGCTGATTTGAATGCTGTCTGGAATTTATCGATGGGGACTGAATATTTTCTGAATGAAGGCCATGCGCTCCGTGCGGGATATTTCACCAACAGAACCAACCAGTTGGCTCCGGACGCGAATACCACCAGCCCTCATGAATATCTGAACATGGAAGGCCTCAGTTTTGGTTATGCTTCCTACACCCATGCGTCATCGTTCACAATCGGGCTGGTTTATTCACTTGGACGTGGAACAGCCCATGTGTTTCAGGGATCAAATGAATCACGCGATCTCACCCGGGAAACCCTCACCATCATGCTGGCCGCCAGTACTTTTTAA